One genomic region from Paramormyrops kingsleyae isolate MSU_618 chromosome 24, PKINGS_0.4, whole genome shotgun sequence encodes:
- the hmgn1b gene encoding non-histone chromosomal protein HMG-like isoform X2 → MPKRNKANNDTEAKEPKRRSERLINKAPAKPKKTKDAEKAKPEEKKEETPAENGEAKTDEGAPATENAEKQKEGDK, encoded by the exons ATGCCGAAAAGAAACAAA GCAAACAATGACACTGAAGCTAAGGAG CCTAAAAGGAGATCTGAGAGGTTGATCAAT AAGGCGCCTGCAAAGCCGAAGAAGACGAAGGATGCTGAGAAAGCCAAACCAGAAGAAAAGAAGGAAGAGACTCCTGCAGAGAACGGAGAGGCCAAAACGGACGAGGGG GCACCAGCCACAGAGAACgctgaaaaacagaaagagggggATAAATAA
- the hmgn1b gene encoding non-histone chromosomal protein HMG-like isoform X1 has product MPKRNKANNDTEAKEPKRRSERLINKPATPKSEPKPKKAPAKPKKTKDAEKAKPEEKKEETPAENGEAKTDEGAPATENAEKQKEGDK; this is encoded by the exons ATGCCGAAAAGAAACAAA GCAAACAATGACACTGAAGCTAAGGAG CCTAAAAGGAGATCTGAGAGGTTGATCAAT aaacCTGCAACCCCAAAATCAGAGCCAAAGCCAAAG AAGGCGCCTGCAAAGCCGAAGAAGACGAAGGATGCTGAGAAAGCCAAACCAGAAGAAAAGAAGGAAGAGACTCCTGCAGAGAACGGAGAGGCCAAAACGGACGAGGGG GCACCAGCCACAGAGAACgctgaaaaacagaaagagggggATAAATAA
- the LOC111860764 gene encoding glucose-6-phosphate exchanger SLC37A4-like — protein sequence MASYTYYRITIFLAMFVGYALYYFSRKTFAFVMPSVMQEIKLDKDDLGLITSSQTLAYAISKFISGVLSDHMSARWLFSIGLFSVGVVNILFSWSSSVGLFAFLWFLNGLGQGLGWPPCGKVLRKWYEPSQFGTWWALLICSMNLAGGLGPVVTTVMAHSYSWRSILCASGLVCMATAFLCLLFIKNEPSSVGLPSIEPGTKKGKKGAQSDESTLGEFLLSPYLWVLSMGFLMVFGVKTACSDWGQLYLIQEKGQSALIGSSFMSSLEVGGLVGSVAAGYLTDKAVAKQGLRTHGSPRHNLLISMMAGMFVSMYLFRVTVTPIKEAPAWLMVLHPLSILTGLSEQEIWILVLGAAFGFCSCGPIALFGVIASENAPSNYCGTSHAIVALTANVGAFLAGLPFSTIAKHHSWDTAFWVAELVCIATTAGFFLLRNIRTKMGHVHAKAN from the exons ATGGCAAGCTACACATACTACCGCATTACCATCTTCCTGGCCATGTTTGTGGGCTACGCCTTGTACTACTTCAGCAGGAAGACCTTTGCTTTCGTGATGCCGTCTGTGATGCAAGAGATCAAACTGGACAAGGATGATCTCG GCCTGATCACCAGCAGCCAGACGCTGGCCTACGCCATCAGCAAGTTCATCAGCGGCGTGCTCTCGGACCACATGAGTGCCCGCTGGCTCTTCTCCATCGGCCTCTTCTCCGTGGGCGTCGTCAACATACTCTTCTCTTGGTCATCCTCGGTGGGACTCTTCGCGTTCCTGTGGTTCCTGAACGGCCTGGGCCAGGGTCTCGGGTGGCCCCCGTGCGGGAAGGTTCTGCGCAAG TGGTACGAGCCATCGCAGTTTGGCACCTGGTGGGCCTTGCTGATCTGCAGCATGAACCTGGCCGGCGGATTGGGCCCGGTGGTCACCACGGTGATGGCGCACAGCTACAGCTGGCGCTCCATCCTCTGCGCCTCAGGCCTCGTCTGCATGGCCACCGCCTTCCTCTGCCTGCTGTTCATCAAGAACGAGCCCAGCAGCGTGGGGCTGCCCAGCATCGAACCCGGGACCAAGAAGGGCAAGAAGG GAGCCCAGAGTGACGAGAGCACCCTTGGGGAGTTCCTGCTTTCCCCCTACCTGTGGGTCCTATCCATGGGCTTTCTGATGGTGTTCGGAGTGAAAACGGCCTGTTCAGACTGGGGGCAGCTCTATCTCATCCAGGAGAAGGGCCAGTCAGCTCTCATCG GTAGCTCCTTCATGAGTTCCCTAGAGGTTGGAGGCCTGGTGGGCAGCGTGGCAGCAGGGTACCTGACGGACAAGGCCGTCGCTAAG CAAGGCCTACGCACCCACGGCAGCCCCCGTCACAACCTTCTCATCTCCATGATGGCTGGGATGTTTGTTTCCATGTACCTGTTCAGAGTCACCGTCACGCCTATTAAA GAAGCTCCCGCCTGGTTGATGGTTCTGCACCCTCTCTCAATCCTGACGGGTTTATCAGAGCAAGAG ATCTGGATACTTGTCCTGGGGGCCGCGTTCGGCTTCTGTTCCTGCGGCCCCATCGCCCTCTTCGGTGTGATAGCCAGTGAGAACGCCCCTTCCAACTACTGTGGGACTTCCCATGCCATCGTGGCTCTGACTGCCAACG TTGGGGCTTTCCTCGCGGGGCTCCCGTTCAGCACCATTGCCAAGCACCACAGTTGGGACACGGCCTTCTGGGTCGCCGAGCTCGTCTGCATCGCGACTACAGCTGGATTCTTCCTACTGCGCAACATCCGCACCAAGATGGGACATGTGCATGCTAAGGCTAACTGA
- the rps25 gene encoding small ribosomal subunit protein eS25, with translation MPPKDDKKKKDPGKAKKDKDPVNKSGGKAKKKKWSKGKVRDKLNNLVLFDKATYDKLYKEVPNYKLITPAVVSERLKIRGSLARAALQELLSKGLIKLVSKHKAQIIYTRNTKGGEEAPPEKEA, from the exons ATG CCTCCCAAGGATGACAAGAAAAAGAAGGATCCAGGCAAGGCCAAAAAGGACAAGGACCCAGTCAACAAGTCTGGTGGCAAAGCAAAGAAAAAG AAGTGGTCCAAAGGGAAGGTGAGGGACAAGCTGAACAACCTGGTGCTCTTTGACAAGGCCACCTACGACAAGCTGTACAAGGAGGTGCCCAACTACAAGCTGATCACGCCAGCCGTGGTCTCGGAGAGGCTGAAAATTCGTGGCTCCCTGGCCAGAGCTGCACTCCAGGAGCTGCTTagcaaag GCCTGATCAAGCTGGTGTCAAAACACAAAGCACAGATCATCTATACACGGAACACCAAAGGGGGCGAGGAGGCTCCTCCTGAGAAGGAGGCCTAG
- the get1 gene encoding guided entry of tail-anchored proteins factor 1 produces MAEGCAWFLVLGSVLLCNLVKTLLPSISSSLSKVFHKDAEHELEMRKEIQDMKKELSSISMMDEFARYARLERKINKMTDKLKSLVKSRAAYQAKVKWVVNIVYHVLQALLMISLIWKYYASPVTVLPSQWIVPLERLVAFPSGVPGGVGITCWLVVCNKVVALLLQAAG; encoded by the exons ATGGCGGAGGGCTGTGCCTGGTTTTTGGTGCTGGGCTCCGTGCTTTTGTGTAACCTGGTGAAAACGCTGCTGCCCAGCATCTCCTCTTCC CTGTCTAAGGTCTTTCACAAGGATGCGGAGCACGAGCTGGAGATGCGGAAGGAGATCCAGGACATGAAGAAGGAGTTGTCCTCCATCAGCATGATGGATGAGTTCGCCAGATACGCGAGGCTGGAGCGCAAGATCAACAAGATGACCGACAAGCTCAAGTCCCTTG TGAAGTCGAGAGCTGCCTACCAGGCCAAGGTGAAGTGGGTCGTGAACATAGTGTACCATGTACTCCAG GCCTTGCTGATGATCTCTTTGATCTGGAAGTACTACGCCAGCCCAGTGACGGTCCTCCCCAGCCAGTGGATCGTCCCTCTTGAGCGTCTGGTCGCATTCCCCTCTGGGGTGCCGG GTGGAGTTGGGATCACGTGCTGGCTGGTGGTGTGCAACAAGGTGGTGGCGCTTCTTCTCCAGGCCGCGGGCTGA